One Halichondria panicea chromosome 3, odHalPani1.1, whole genome shotgun sequence genomic region harbors:
- the LOC135332954 gene encoding U1 small nuclear ribonucleoprotein A-like, translating into MDVPPNQSLYINNLNEKVKKEELKKSLYAIFSQFGPILDIVALKTLKMRGQAFVVFSDIPSASNALRSMQGFPFYDKPMRITYAKSKSDAVSKQDGTFVEKKKRKPEETDSGPTAKKPAKASKDGTTPQQPATHKSSSSSGREQPNKILFLTSLPEETNEQMLTMLFQQFPGYKEVRLVPGRSDIAFVEFDTELQSTEAKTSLQGFKITPTNAMTIAFAKK; encoded by the exons ATGGATGTCCCACCTAACCAGTCACTGTATATCAACAATCTGAATGAGAAAGTCAAGAAGGAAG AATTGAAGAAGTCGCTGTACGCCATTTTCTCTCAGTTTGGGCCGATACTCGACATTGTGGCTCTCAAGACACTCAAGATGAGAGGACAAGCATTCGTGGTGTTCTCTGATATACCCAGTGCCAGCAATGCTCTGAGATCCATGCAGGGGTTCCCATTCTATGATAAACCCATG AGAATAACCTACGCAAAGTCAAAGTCTGATGCCGTGTCTAAACAAGATGGTACCTTTGTGGAGAAGAAGAAGAGAAAGCCAGAGGAGA CTGATAGTGGACCCACTGCCAAGAAGCCAGCCAAGGCCTCTAAGGACGGGACCACACCCCAGCAGCCCGCCACCCACAAGAGCTCCTCCTCCTCCGGACGTGAGCAACCCAACAAGATCCTGTTCCTCACCAGTTTGCCTGAAGAGACTAACGAACAAATGCTCACAATGCTATTTCAACA GTTCCCAGGTTATAAGGAGGTTCGACTGGTCCCTGGAAGATCTGATATTGCCTTTGTAGAGTTTGATACTGAGTTACAATCGACGGAGGCCAAGACTTCTCTACAAGGCTTCAAGATCACGCCCACCAACGCTATGACTATTGCATTTGCAAAGAAATAA
- the LOC135333432 gene encoding E3 ubiquitin-protein ligase TRIM71-like, protein MAERSSAAQEALSKVEDQLSCLVCLEPYTNPRLLSCFHVYCQHCLEDIVAHNRQGQLECPKCHRPTPLPPTGVSGLQAAFNVHHLFDIQETLKKIKEHQKLACEKCSKTTRKATSFCRQCTKFICDMCTTIHKEYEEFEGHEVVTLEKVEGDLIRLVSPKKTSPRCPKHDEKMTLYCEPCGELICRDCIIHIHKDHKYCVIADTFESHKKEILDSLGPVEKQLEATDTALVNLDGRYAEIVEHGGKIATNIHSKFDEIRRALDAREGELMAELEGHTQQQLKSLSAQREEVEILQTQRSSCLHFVRESIRTGSPGDVLKMKQGVVKQVRELVDTFDPNTLEPRETTNTCFVPSAQLVKDCKKFGALCCVNIPQKAIAGQNITAYCRFLSAKNSTPPEAKLISKITDQATKCVVKERGKGEYEISYQPTVGGASELIVRVGGEEVAGSPFPVAVKTLIDKLGTVIKTINDLKIPRSVTLNQAGEIIVAELDSGIVSIFSPTGDKLRTLDTRGTAVGEMKIPQVVAVDGDDNILVVDNGNHRLLSFSPGGDLIAAVGSHGNDPGQFIDPCGVCVNSVNGKVYVVDNRAHCVHIFNSDLTFCSKFGSEGSGNGQFNSPDDVASDRSGCVYVVDYLNARVQVFTPDGGYLRQFGKSGSGNGELSCPGSICVDSDDRVYVAENGNDRVSVFTCEGVFLKSFGSQGSRPGQFNCPYGIAVDQCGVVYVSDFGNNRVQIFS, encoded by the coding sequence ATGGCTGAGAGGTCGAGTGCTGCTCAAGAAGCTCTCTCCAAAGTGGAGGACCAGCTGTCATGCCTAGTCTGTCTGGAGCCCTACACCAACCCTCGACTGCTCTCCTGTTTCCACGTCTACTGTCAAcattgtctcgaggatataGTTGCCCACAATCGACAAGGCCAGCTGGAATGCCCCAAGTGTCACCGGCCCacccccctaccccccactgGTGTGAGTGGCCTCCAGGCTGCCTTCAATGTACACCATCTCTTTGACATCCAGGAAACACTAAAAAAGATTAAAGAGCACCAGAAATTGGCCTGTGAAAAATGCTCTAAAACAACTCGTAAAGCCACCAGCTTTTGCCGACAATGCACCAAGTTCATCTGCGATATGTGTACGACTATACACAAAGAGTACGAGGAGTTCGAAGGTCACGAAGTTGTTACTCTTGAAAAAGTAGAGGGAGATTTGATTCGCTTGGTCTCCCCAAAGAAGACGTCCCCTCGCTGCCCTAAACACGACGAGAAAATGACTCTTTATTGTGAACCTTGTGGGGAGTTGATTTGCCGAGATTGCATCATTCATATACACAAAGACCACAAGTACTGTGTGATTGCCGACACCTTTGAGAGCCACAAGAAAGAGATCCTGGACTCCCTGGGACCCGTTGAGAAACAGCTAGAGGCCACTGACACAGCTCTCGTCAATCTGGATGGACGATATGCCGAAATTGTTGAACACGGAGGAAAAATTGCGACCAATATCCACTCGAAATTTGATGAGATTCGTCGAGCTCTTGATGCTCGTGAGGGGGAGCTTATGGCGGAGTTggaaggccacacccaacaaCAGCTCAAGAGCCTCTCTGCTCAGCGAGAGGAGGTGGAGATCCTCCAAACCCAACGTAGCAGCTGCCTGCATTTCGTGAGGGAGAGCATTCGTACCGGGTCTCCAGGAGACGTGCTCAAGATGAAGCAAGGTGTGGTGAAGCAAGTGAGAGAGCTGGTGGacacctttgaccccaacaCCCTAGAGCCTCGTGAGACAACCAACACCTGTTTTGTGCCTTCTGCTCAGCTAGTCAAAGATTGCAAGAAATTTGGTGCCTTGTGTTGTGTTAATATTCCTCAAAAAGCAATCGCTGGACAAAATATAACTGCATATTGTCGATTCCTCTCCGCCAAAAATTCTACACCGCCAGAAGCCAAACTTATTTCGAAAATAACTGACCAAGCCACAAAATGTGTTGTGAAGGAACGAGGGAAGGGAGAGTACGAGATCTCCTACCAGCCGACAGTGGGCGGGGCCAGCGAGCTGATcgtgagagtgggtggagaggaGGTGGCAGGAAGTCCATTCCCTGTGGCAGTCAAGACTCTAATCGATAAACTAGGAACTGTTATCAAGACTATCAATGATCTCAAGATACCTCGAAGTGTGACACTCAACCAAGCTGGGGAGATAATTGTGGCTGAACTTGATTCTGGTATTGTCTCAATATTTAGCCCCACAGGAGACAAGCTGCGAACATTAGACACTCGAGGCACAGCTGTTGGGGAGATGAAGATACCTCAAGTTGTAGCAGTGGACGGTGATGACAATATTCTGGTGGTGGATAATGGTAATCATCGACTGTTGAGTTTCTCACCTGGAGGAGACTTGATAGCAGCGGTAGGTAGTCATGGCAATGATCCTGGACAGTTTATCGATCCTTGTGGTGTTTGTGTGAACAGTGTCAATGGGAAGGTGTATGTGGTTGATAACCGTGCTCACTGtgttcacatcttcaactctGACCTCACCTTCTGCAGCAAGTTCGGCAGTGAAGGCAGTGGTAATGGACAGTTTAACTCTCCCGATGACGTTGCATCCGATCGTagtggttgtgtgtatgtggttgaTTATCTTAATGCTCGAGTGCAAGTCTTCACACCCGATGGTGGCTATCTGAGGCAGTTTGGGAAGAGTGGCAGTGGAAATGGAGAACTTAGCTGCCCTGGCAGCATCTGTGTGGACAGTGATGATCGTGTGTATGTGGCAGAGAATGGGAACGATCGTGTCTCAGTGTTCACGTGTGAGGGAGTGTTTCTCAAGTCGTTTGGATCACAGGGATCTAGACCAGGACAGTTCAACTGTCCTTATGGCATAGCAGTAGAccagtgtggtgtggtgtatgtgtctgATTTTGGCAACAATAGAGTGCAAATATTTTCCTAG
- the LOC135333211 gene encoding beclin-1-like protein — protein sequence MATSTVPSSKTTTHVTFVCQKCTRPIKLNRSLQAKDLVGVANTSEERLSLEWSGQAKETNKADQEDGTDGEASDQPVPIPRSSPQVVRRQFPRRSSETVSVIYDSLQPNHPEKKSTLKQIQIASETFKMLSSHMEIDHPLCCDCPEAVLESFEEKIYSMEEAKGHYDRLATRLEQEVDTYKSEMSELDSELEAMHKEEELLKSKLLETENRREKISSEMAVQRDREVKLKVEEQAYWKNFNEHQQRMLIFKDDLISVQYQLQYTTEQLLRLKKTNVLNCVFHIWHNGHFGTINGLRLGRLQTVPVEWSEINAAWGQTAFLLSTLARLSGVTFQRYKLVPYGNQSFLEESENKKRILPLHSSAGLRLFTDSKFDSAMVAFLDCLGQLKRHIETNSKPHFMLPYIIEKDKIGDPGKEGFSVKTQFNSPEKWTKALKFVLTNLRWALTWVAANSVSMPTTIDSN from the coding sequence ATGGCTACCAGCACAGTGCCCTCCTCAAAAACAACTACTCACGTCACCTTCGTATGTCAGAAGTGCACCAGACCCATCAAACTAAACCGTTCGCTCCAAGCCAAAGACCTTGTGGGTGTAGCCAACACCTCAGAGGAAAGGCTAAGCCTGGAATGGTCGGGACAAGCTAAAGAAACAAACAAAGCtgatcaagaagatggtaccgATGGAGAAGCGTCTGATCAACCAGTGCCCATACCCAGGAGCTCACCTCAAGTCGTCAGGAGGCAATTCCCTCGTAGGAGCAGCGAAACTGTGTCAGTCATCTATGATAGTTTGCAGCCAAACCATCCAGAAAAGAAAAGTACTCTGAAACAAATCCAAATCGCTTCGGAAACGTTTAAAATGCTCTCGTCCCATATGGAGATTGACCACCCCCTCTGTTGTGACTGTCCTGAAGCCGTTCTAGAATCGTTTGAAGAAAAGATCTACAGTATGGAGGAAGCGAAGGGCCACTACGATCGATTGGCTACACGATTAGAGCAAGAAGTGGACACGTACAAGTCAGAAATGTCTGAGCTCGATTCTGAATTAGAGGCAATGCATAAAGAAGAGGAGTTATTGAAATCAAAGCTGCTGGAGACTGAGAACAGACGCGAGAAGATATCTAGTGAAATGGCCGTGCAAAGAGATAGAGAAGTGAAACTGAAGGTAGAGGAGCAAGCGTATTGGAAGAACTTTAATGAGCACCAACAGCGAATGCTAATATTCAAGGATGACCTCATCAGTGTCCAGTACCAGCTGCAGTACACTACAGAGCAACTGCTTAGACTCAAGAAAACAAACGTTCTCAACTGTGTATTCCATATATGGCATAACGGACATTTTGGTACTATCAACGGCCTGAGGCTAGGAAGATTGCAGACGGTGCCTGTCGAGTGGTCAGAGATCAATGCAGCGTGGGGGCAAACAGCCTTCCTGCTCAGTACACTAGCTCGATTATCTGGAGTCACTTTTCAACGCTACAAACTTGTGCCCTATGGAAATCAATCATTTCTGGAAGAGAGTGAGAACAAGAAGCGGATACTTCCATTGCATAGTAGTGCTGGCCTGAGATTATTTACTGATTCCAAGTTTGATTCGGCTATGGTCGCATTTCTAGACTGTCTGGGCCAACTCAAAAGACACATTGAAACGAACAGTAAACCTCATTTTATGTTGCCTTACATAATCGAAAAAGACAAAATTGGAGACCCTGGAAAAGAAGGATTTTCAGTCAAGACACAGTTCAATTCTCCCGAAAAGTGGACGAAAGCTCTCAAATTTGTGCTGACTAATTTGCGATGGGCTCTCACCTGGGTGGCTGCAAACAGTGTATCTATGCCTACTACTATTGACTctaattag